A single region of the Sorghum bicolor cultivar BTx623 chromosome 7, Sorghum_bicolor_NCBIv3, whole genome shotgun sequence genome encodes:
- the LOC8062409 gene encoding RPM1-interacting protein 4: MAQQKNAHVPKFGNWDNDGNVPYTLYFDNARKGKGAGGKMINPNDPAENPEAFSMAAPSPAQTPPRHERRPSDAPPPAPVSPNPYAGSPYHHRHGGRGGGRAAAGGYSVEQSPVHPYSTSESAGYGLVANSVDRSRAKGGSRGNETPTRGSAVPKFGDWDSNPASAEGYTHIFNKVREEKQTQAGKPAAYGKDGGARGNGAKQHHDDGYVSSKFSCFGWCKQ; this comes from the exons TGGGACAACGACGGCAACGTGCCGTACACGCTCTACTTCGACAACGCGCGCAAGGGCAAGGGCGCCGGCGGCAAGATGATCAACCCCAACGACCCCGCCGAGAACCCGGAGGCCTTCTCCATGGCCGCGCCGTCGCCGGCGCAGACGCCTCCGCGGCACGAGCGCCGGCCCAGcgacgcgccgccgccggcgcccgtGTCGCCCAACCCCTACGCCGGGTCGCCGTACCATCACCGCCACGGCGGAAGAGGCGGCGGgcgggccgccgccggcgggtaCAGCGTCGAGCAGTCGCCCGTGCACCCTTACAGCACCTCCGAGAGCGCCGGGTACGGCCTCGTGGCCAACTCCGTCGACCGGTCCCGCGCCAAGGGCGGCTCCCGCGGCAACGAGACG ccGACGAGGGGCTCGGCGGTGCCCAAGTTCGGCGACTGGGACTCGAACCCGGCGTCGGCGGAAGGCTACACGCACATCTTCAACAAGGTGAGGGAGGAGAAGCAGACGCAGGCAGGGAAGCCGGCGGCGTACGGCAAGGACGGCGGCGCGCGtggcaacggcgccaagcaGCACCACGACGACGGCTACGTCTCATCG aAATTCTCGTGCTTTGGATGGTGCAAGCAGTAG